The Streptomyces sp. Je 1-332 genome has a window encoding:
- a CDS encoding substrate-binding domain-containing protein, producing MREATVAVSVSALALSLAACGSLLGSDDDKAQTERKGDAVTVGLLLPEAETARYEKFDHPIIKKQVEKLTNGKGKLVYANAKGDAAKQNAQLGQMVADKVDTILVSAVDAKKLAPAVKKAKEADIPVIAYDRLAEGPVSGYVAFDNELVGQVQGQAILKALGSGDRQNSKIVMINGAPTDPNAAVFKEGALSQLQNQVDIAKSYDTDGWKPQVAGAHMTEAITAIGKDDIAAVYSANDGMAGGAIKALKAAGMTDLPPVTGQDAELSAVQRIVTGEQYMSVYKPYPEEAVGAAQMAVRIAQGRMVEYDALAGDRSENATTKNIPTLLVSVRPLTRDTIKSTVIEDGIYKTKEICTAEFKAACATVGLKS from the coding sequence ATGCGTGAAGCCACCGTCGCCGTCTCTGTGAGCGCCCTGGCACTCTCGCTCGCCGCATGCGGCAGTCTGCTGGGATCGGACGACGACAAGGCGCAGACCGAGAGGAAGGGTGACGCGGTCACCGTCGGCCTGCTCCTGCCCGAGGCGGAGACGGCCCGCTACGAGAAGTTCGACCACCCCATCATCAAGAAGCAGGTCGAGAAGCTCACCAACGGCAAGGGCAAGCTCGTCTACGCCAACGCCAAGGGAGACGCCGCCAAGCAGAACGCCCAGCTCGGCCAGATGGTCGCCGACAAGGTCGACACGATCCTGGTGAGCGCGGTGGACGCGAAGAAGCTCGCCCCGGCGGTCAAGAAGGCGAAGGAAGCCGACATTCCCGTCATCGCCTACGACCGTCTCGCCGAGGGACCCGTATCCGGCTACGTGGCCTTCGACAACGAGCTGGTCGGCCAGGTCCAGGGTCAGGCGATCCTGAAGGCGCTCGGCAGTGGCGACCGCCAGAACAGCAAGATCGTCATGATCAACGGCGCGCCCACCGACCCGAACGCCGCCGTCTTCAAGGAAGGCGCGCTCTCGCAGCTCCAGAACCAGGTGGACATCGCCAAGTCGTACGACACCGATGGCTGGAAACCGCAGGTGGCCGGCGCCCATATGACCGAGGCGATCACCGCCATCGGCAAGGACGACATCGCCGCTGTCTACTCCGCCAACGACGGCATGGCGGGCGGTGCCATCAAGGCCCTCAAGGCCGCGGGCATGACCGACCTGCCGCCGGTCACCGGCCAGGACGCGGAGCTGTCGGCCGTGCAGCGCATCGTCACGGGCGAGCAGTACATGAGCGTCTACAAGCCATACCCCGAAGAGGCCGTCGGTGCCGCGCAGATGGCGGTCCGGATCGCCCAGGGCCGCATGGTCGAGTACGACGCCCTGGCCGGGGACCGGTCGGAGAACGCCACCACGAAGAACATCCCCACCCTTCTGGTCTCGGTCCGCCCCCTGACGCGGGACACCATCAAGTCCACGGTCATCGAGGACGGCATCTACAAGACCAAGGAGATCTGCACGGCCGAGTTCAAGGCGGCGTGCGCGACGGTCGGCCTCAAGAGCTAG
- a CDS encoding DEAD/DEAH box helicase: MNRSARTNDRYSSPRNSGGSRGANPRKGGGARPGNRPGGQGRRPAAPQGEFALPVTITPGLPAAETFAELDMPAPLLKTLTGLDVTEPFPIQAATLPNALAGRDVLGRGRTGSGKTLAFGLPLLVRTAGQRAESKRPLALVLVPTRELAQQVTEALTPYARSLKLRIATVVGGMSIGRQAGALRTGAEVVVATPGRLKDLIERKDCRLDRVSITVLDEADQMADMGFMPQVTELLDQVRPDGQRMLFSATLDRNVDLLVRSYLHDPVVHSVDPSKGAVTTMEHHELHVHGADKMATATEIAARDGRVIMFLDTKHAVDQFTKHLMGSGVRAAALHGGKSQPQRTRTLAQFKTGAVTVLVATNVAARGIHVDNLDLVVNVDPPIDHKDYLHRGGRTARAGESGSVVTLVTPNQRRDMSRLMSAAGIRPKVTQVRSGEAELSRITGAQKPSGVPIAGSAPSTERPKRGGAPFRGMGTRPGQPGRSGGGSRRTAESREMAEARKAARVRRAA, translated from the coding sequence ATGAACCGTTCAGCTCGCACGAACGACCGCTATTCCAGTCCCCGCAACAGCGGCGGCTCCCGCGGCGCCAACCCCCGCAAGGGCGGTGGCGCCCGCCCCGGCAACCGCCCCGGCGGCCAGGGACGCCGACCCGCGGCGCCCCAGGGAGAGTTCGCCCTGCCGGTCACCATCACCCCGGGCCTGCCCGCGGCGGAGACCTTCGCCGAACTCGACATGCCGGCCCCGCTGTTGAAGACGCTCACCGGCCTCGACGTGACCGAGCCGTTCCCGATCCAGGCGGCCACGCTGCCGAACGCCCTCGCGGGACGTGACGTACTGGGCCGTGGCCGTACCGGTTCCGGCAAGACCCTCGCCTTCGGGCTCCCGCTCCTCGTGCGCACCGCCGGTCAGCGCGCCGAGTCGAAGCGGCCCCTGGCCCTGGTCCTCGTTCCCACCCGGGAACTCGCCCAGCAGGTCACCGAGGCACTCACTCCGTACGCCCGGTCGCTGAAGCTGCGTATCGCCACGGTGGTCGGTGGCATGTCGATCGGCAGGCAGGCCGGTGCGCTGCGCACCGGTGCCGAGGTCGTCGTCGCCACCCCGGGGCGCCTCAAGGACCTCATCGAGCGCAAGGACTGCCGCCTGGACCGGGTGAGCATCACCGTCCTCGACGAGGCCGACCAGATGGCCGACATGGGCTTCATGCCGCAGGTCACCGAACTGCTCGACCAGGTGCGCCCCGACGGCCAGCGGATGCTGTTCTCGGCCACCCTCGACCGCAATGTCGACCTTCTGGTGCGCAGCTACCTCCATGACCCGGTCGTCCACTCGGTCGACCCCTCCAAGGGCGCGGTCACGACGATGGAGCACCACGAGCTGCACGTGCACGGCGCCGACAAGATGGCGACCGCCACCGAGATCGCGGCCCGTGACGGCCGGGTGATCATGTTCCTGGACACCAAGCACGCCGTCGACCAGTTCACCAAGCACCTGATGGGCAGCGGCGTACGAGCCGCCGCGCTGCACGGCGGCAAGTCGCAGCCCCAGCGCACCCGCACCCTCGCCCAGTTCAAGACCGGCGCGGTGACGGTCCTGGTGGCCACCAACGTCGCGGCCCGCGGCATCCATGTCGACAACCTCGACCTGGTGGTCAACGTCGACCCTCCCATCGACCACAAGGACTACCTCCACCGCGGCGGCCGCACGGCACGCGCCGGTGAGTCCGGCAGTGTCGTCACCCTGGTGACGCCGAACCAGCGCCGCGACATGAGCCGCCTGATGTCCGCCGCCGGGATCAGGCCCAAGGTCACCCAAGTGCGGTCCGGGGAAGCCGAGTTGAGCCGCATCACCGGTGCGCAGAAGCCCTCCGGTGTGCCGATCGCCGGCAGCGCGCCCAGCACTGAGCGCCCCAAGCGCGGTGGCGCCCCCTTCCGCGGGATGGGCACGCGGCCGGGCCAGCCCGGCCGTTCCGGGGGAGGCTCCCGACGGACCGCCGAATCCCGCGAGATGGCTGAGGCCCGCAAGGCCGCCCGCGTGCGTCGCGCTGCCTGA
- a CDS encoding sulfite exporter TauE/SafE family protein, with the protein MQALEAVAIAAAAVAAGGINAVVGSGTLITFPTLLAFGYPPVLANVSNTVGLVPGVLSAAYGYRAELKGQRRRLVRLGLAALLGGVVGAVLLLKLSADTFRAAVPVLILLACALVLLQPRLQKWLAGRDGSGRADGGVPLWAGVMVTGVYGGYFGAAQGVLLMGLFGSFLRDDLQRLNAVKNVLASLVNGVAAVIFIAVTSVDWTVAGVIALGATVGGLVGARVGRRLSPAVLRGVIVVVGVTAAVAVAV; encoded by the coding sequence ATGCAAGCACTCGAGGCAGTGGCCATAGCGGCGGCGGCCGTCGCGGCGGGCGGCATCAACGCCGTGGTCGGCTCAGGCACTCTGATCACCTTCCCCACGCTGCTCGCCTTCGGATACCCGCCCGTCCTCGCCAACGTCTCCAACACCGTCGGCCTCGTCCCCGGGGTGCTCAGCGCGGCGTACGGATATCGCGCCGAGCTCAAGGGCCAGCGGCGCCGCCTGGTCAGGCTCGGGCTCGCCGCGCTCCTGGGCGGTGTGGTGGGAGCTGTCCTTCTCCTGAAGCTGTCCGCCGACACCTTCCGCGCCGCGGTGCCGGTGTTGATCCTGCTGGCCTGTGCGCTGGTGCTGCTCCAGCCACGCCTCCAGAAGTGGCTCGCGGGGCGCGACGGAAGCGGCCGTGCGGACGGCGGTGTTCCACTGTGGGCCGGCGTCATGGTCACCGGGGTCTACGGCGGCTACTTCGGAGCGGCCCAAGGGGTGCTGCTGATGGGCCTGTTCGGGTCGTTCCTCCGTGATGACCTGCAGCGCCTGAACGCCGTGAAGAACGTCCTCGCGTCCCTCGTGAACGGCGTCGCCGCGGTCATCTTCATCGCCGTCACGAGCGTCGACTGGACGGTGGCCGGCGTGATCGCCCTCGGCGCGACCGTGGGCGGTCTCGTCGGCGCGCGGGTGGGCCGCCGCCTCTCACCTGCCGTGCTGCGCGGGGTCATTGTCGTCGTCGGCGTGACGGCGGCCGTTGCTGTGGCGGTGTGA
- a CDS encoding ankyrin repeat domain-containing protein: MSVVAGDGWAGLGWDGWRDHALVRERLECGADPNVWGGGRPLHRAAVSGSPEVVAELARRVDDVDAEEAGGTALWAAVLSDRADNARVLAAAGADPWRTALAGWSPGRLSLAGPTPDLFMVPSGERGLTPAESAAATEARRLTAALGDLDHDGTGLACVAGIDAAEAARRLGAGPYEDPELDLLLEDPVSYDADDSLQIIGATDVPGGCVITQPWGYAPQMPGVLTLLSAGTVCYGLYANPKSGNQGSIARDGVMEGTDLHPGGGPDEGDSPQGVLAAYLYHHNAVAYSCAYVGLRPTDARAVTGPPDLWLKLPRRGYWH, from the coding sequence ATGTCTGTTGTCGCGGGCGACGGCTGGGCGGGTCTGGGCTGGGACGGCTGGCGGGACCACGCGCTGGTTCGTGAACGGCTGGAGTGCGGAGCCGACCCGAATGTGTGGGGCGGGGGACGGCCTCTGCACCGGGCGGCCGTGTCCGGCTCACCCGAGGTGGTCGCCGAGCTGGCCCGCCGTGTCGATGACGTCGACGCGGAGGAAGCGGGCGGCACCGCTCTGTGGGCCGCGGTCCTTTCCGACCGCGCGGACAACGCCCGGGTGCTGGCCGCGGCCGGGGCCGACCCGTGGCGGACCGCGCTGGCCGGCTGGTCCCCCGGCCGGCTCAGCCTGGCGGGGCCGACCCCCGACCTCTTCATGGTTCCGTCCGGCGAGCGCGGCCTGACCCCGGCGGAGTCCGCCGCCGCGACGGAGGCCAGACGGCTGACCGCGGCCCTGGGCGACCTCGACCATGACGGCACCGGCCTGGCGTGCGTGGCCGGGATCGACGCGGCCGAAGCCGCACGCCGACTGGGGGCCGGGCCGTACGAGGATCCGGAGCTCGACCTGCTCCTTGAGGACCCCGTGTCGTACGACGCGGACGATTCCCTGCAGATCATCGGCGCCACCGACGTACCGGGCGGCTGTGTCATCACCCAGCCCTGGGGCTACGCACCGCAGATGCCCGGGGTGCTGACCCTGCTCTCCGCGGGCACCGTCTGCTACGGCCTCTATGCCAACCCCAAGAGCGGCAACCAAGGCAGCATCGCCCGCGACGGCGTCATGGAAGGCACGGACCTGCACCCGGGAGGCGGCCCCGACGAGGGCGACTCACCGCAGGGGGTCCTCGCCGCCTACCTCTACCACCACAACGCCGTCGCCTACTCCTGTGCCTACGTCGGCCTGCGACCGACCGACGCCCGCGCCGTCACGGGCCCGCCCGACCTCTGGCTCAAGCTGCCCCGGCGCGGCTACTGGCACTGA
- a CDS encoding carboxymuconolactone decarboxylase family protein, which translates to MEARLNLFGSPIAAKALKHLASASKAIFSESALPSTTQELVMLRASQINGCGFCTDMHTKDAARAGESPVRLNLVAAWREAKVFTEAERAALALAEQGTRIADAAGGVPDDVWAAAAKHYDDEQLAALVSLIALINAANRLSVITRQPAGDYQPTA; encoded by the coding sequence ATGGAAGCCCGCTTGAACCTCTTCGGCAGCCCGATCGCGGCCAAGGCCCTGAAGCACCTCGCGTCGGCGAGCAAGGCGATCTTCTCGGAGTCGGCGTTGCCGTCCACGACCCAGGAGTTGGTGATGCTGCGGGCGAGCCAGATCAACGGCTGCGGTTTCTGCACCGACATGCACACCAAGGACGCCGCCCGTGCCGGGGAGAGTCCGGTGCGCCTGAATCTCGTCGCCGCCTGGCGCGAGGCCAAGGTCTTCACCGAGGCCGAGCGTGCTGCTCTGGCGCTGGCGGAGCAGGGCACCCGTATCGCCGACGCGGCGGGCGGGGTCCCTGACGACGTCTGGGCGGCCGCCGCCAAGCACTACGACGACGAGCAGCTCGCCGCCCTGGTGTCGCTGATCGCCCTGATCAACGCGGCCAACCGCCTCAGCGTCATCACCCGGCAGCCGGCGGGTGACTACCAGCCGACCGCCTAG
- a CDS encoding LysR family transcriptional regulator: MTLDDLRVFVAVCRTGSLSAVARDLACTQPAVSQHIRRLERELGLSLLERHPRGVVPTPAGRLLHHAAAGGLGDIDHALRRLSDLVHGEGGSVRITTGATSVRHFMSDAIVAFRRRHPQVSLEFETAHSSRSCFEALIAGGLDLAWITLGTPVKGIEQRPVVELPWVLAVHRDDPLAAKSLITTADLAGIQLIGLPESTTSRARLDAWFTERGISPASDTSVADWDTALLLAELGLGHAIVPDLPGWRGPGHPDLRLIPVPDLPTLWTGWAVRRWDALSPLAKAFAYTVGDNCPGACIPRQMSGESEESRESEKPDGIVSGRE, encoded by the coding sequence ATGACTCTCGACGACCTGCGCGTCTTCGTCGCCGTATGCCGGACGGGCAGCCTCAGCGCCGTCGCCCGCGACCTCGCCTGTACGCAGCCCGCGGTCAGCCAGCACATCAGACGCCTGGAACGGGAGCTGGGGCTCAGCCTGCTCGAACGCCATCCGCGCGGCGTCGTCCCCACACCGGCCGGCCGGCTCCTGCACCACGCGGCGGCAGGTGGTCTGGGCGACATCGACCACGCCCTGCGCCGGCTGAGCGACCTGGTGCACGGCGAGGGCGGCTCCGTGCGGATCACCACCGGGGCCACCTCGGTGCGCCACTTCATGTCCGACGCGATCGTGGCCTTCCGTCGGCGCCATCCGCAGGTGAGCCTCGAATTCGAGACCGCGCACTCCAGCCGCAGCTGTTTCGAGGCCCTCATCGCGGGCGGCCTCGACCTGGCCTGGATCACCCTCGGCACTCCGGTGAAGGGCATCGAGCAGCGTCCCGTCGTGGAACTTCCCTGGGTGCTCGCCGTTCACCGCGACGATCCCCTCGCCGCCAAGTCGCTGATCACCACCGCCGACCTGGCCGGCATCCAGCTCATCGGCCTCCCGGAGAGCACGACTTCCCGCGCGCGCCTGGACGCCTGGTTCACCGAGCGTGGCATCAGCCCGGCCTCCGACACCAGCGTCGCCGACTGGGACACCGCCCTGCTGCTCGCCGAACTCGGCCTCGGCCACGCGATCGTCCCGGACCTGCCGGGCTGGCGCGGTCCCGGCCACCCCGACCTGCGCCTGATCCCCGTCCCGGACCTGCCCACGCTGTGGACCGGCTGGGCGGTACGCCGCTGGGACGCGCTCTCCCCCTTGGCCAAGGCCTTCGCCTATACGGTCGGCGACAACTGCCCGGGTGCGTGCATTCCCCGGCAGATGTCGGGGGAGTCGGAGGAGTCGAGGGAGTCGGAGAAGCCGGACGGGATTGTCAGTGGTCGTGAGTAG
- a CDS encoding lytic polysaccharide monooxygenase auxiliary activity family 9 protein, with translation MNKKQKLAAALGAAFAPVLVLASVTPASAHGYVNSPPSRQAQCAAGTVSCGEITNEPQSVEGPKGQTTCSGGNARFADLDDDSKGWKVTDVGSSHEFSWKLTARHSTSTWQYFVGGNKIAEVDDGGAQPGETVTHNVDFGGLSGKQKVLAVWNIADTANAFYACIDVNIGG, from the coding sequence ATGAACAAGAAGCAGAAGCTGGCAGCCGCTCTGGGCGCGGCATTCGCGCCCGTGCTCGTCCTGGCCTCCGTCACCCCGGCCAGCGCGCACGGCTACGTCAACTCGCCCCCGAGCCGTCAGGCACAGTGCGCGGCCGGCACCGTGTCCTGCGGAGAGATCACCAATGAACCGCAGAGCGTCGAAGGCCCCAAGGGGCAGACGACGTGCAGCGGCGGCAACGCACGGTTCGCCGATCTCGACGACGACAGCAAGGGCTGGAAGGTCACCGACGTCGGCTCGTCTCACGAGTTCAGCTGGAAGCTGACGGCACGTCACAGCACCAGCACCTGGCAGTACTTCGTCGGTGGCAACAAGATCGCCGAGGTCGACGACGGAGGCGCCCAGCCGGGCGAGACCGTCACGCACAACGTCGACTTCGGCGGGCTGAGCGGCAAGCAGAAGGTGCTCGCGGTGTGGAACATCGCCGACACCGCCAACGCCTTCTACGCCTGTATCGATGTGAACATCGGGGGCTGA
- a CDS encoding cold-shock protein → MATGTVKWFNSEKGFGFIEQEGGGPDVFAHYSNIATQGFRELQEGQKVSFDVTQGQKGPQAENIVPA, encoded by the coding sequence ATGGCTACTGGCACCGTGAAGTGGTTCAACTCGGAAAAGGGCTTCGGCTTCATCGAGCAGGAGGGTGGCGGCCCGGACGTCTTCGCCCACTACTCGAACATCGCCACCCAGGGCTTCCGTGAGCTTCAGGAAGGCCAGAAGGTGAGCTTCGATGTCACTCAGGGCCAGAAGGGCCCGCAGGCGGAGAACATCGTTCCCGCCTGA
- a CDS encoding NADP-dependent oxidoreductase produces MRAVIQKSFGGPEVLEVVEAERPKPLAGEVLVKVHASAVNPADAAVRSGAFPLLGEPPFGVGWDISGVVEEAGLGATFAVGDEVYGMPLFPRAATGYAEYVTAPSRQLARKPASLDHVQAAAVPLAALTAWQGLVRAADIQEGDRVLIQRAAGGVGHFAVQIAKTRGAHVIAIASAGRHEFVRGLGADEIIDYRTTDFTEAVKDVDVFLDSTAQGDLSLGVVRPGGVLVSILEHGDRELATRVEAAGRRFAGVLVEPDSEGLEALAELVDAGRIRPHVEATFPLAEAGKAHELIAAGHVQGKIVLTV; encoded by the coding sequence GTGCGCGCAGTGATCCAGAAGTCCTTCGGCGGTCCCGAGGTCCTCGAGGTCGTGGAGGCCGAACGCCCCAAGCCGCTGGCCGGCGAGGTCCTCGTCAAGGTCCACGCCAGCGCCGTCAACCCGGCCGACGCAGCCGTCAGGTCCGGCGCCTTCCCGCTGCTCGGCGAACCGCCGTTCGGAGTCGGCTGGGACATCTCCGGCGTCGTCGAAGAAGCGGGCCTCGGCGCCACCTTCGCGGTGGGCGACGAGGTCTACGGAATGCCGCTCTTCCCCCGGGCCGCCACCGGATACGCCGAGTACGTCACCGCCCCGTCCCGCCAGCTGGCCCGCAAGCCCGCCTCGCTCGACCACGTGCAGGCCGCGGCCGTCCCGCTCGCGGCGCTCACCGCCTGGCAGGGCCTGGTGCGGGCGGCGGACATCCAGGAGGGCGACCGGGTACTGATCCAGCGGGCGGCCGGTGGCGTCGGCCACTTCGCCGTGCAGATCGCCAAGACGCGGGGCGCCCACGTGATCGCCATAGCGAGCGCGGGCCGACACGAGTTCGTACGCGGCCTCGGCGCCGACGAGATCATCGACTACCGGACCACCGACTTCACCGAGGCCGTCAAGGACGTGGACGTGTTCCTCGACTCCACGGCCCAGGGTGATCTGTCGCTCGGCGTGGTGCGCCCCGGCGGCGTACTCGTCAGCATCCTGGAACACGGCGACCGGGAGCTCGCCACACGGGTCGAGGCTGCCGGACGGCGCTTCGCCGGTGTCCTGGTCGAACCGGACTCCGAGGGGCTCGAAGCGCTCGCCGAGCTGGTCGACGCGGGCCGGATCCGTCCCCACGTCGAGGCGACGTTCCCGCTGGCGGAGGCAGGCAAGGCACACGAGCTGATCGCCGCGGGACACGTACAGGGCAAGATTGTCCTGACGGTCTGA
- a CDS encoding DoxX family protein, giving the protein MSTAFVVVTVLAAVMVGFSAVSVFLRAKWVVEPMADYGVPFTWLPWLGAAKAAGAAGLLVGLLVPPVGVAAGVGLALYFAGAVVTVVRARWYAHIPFPLMYAAPVVGALALGFAA; this is encoded by the coding sequence ATGTCCACCGCCTTCGTTGTCGTCACCGTCCTTGCCGCCGTCATGGTGGGTTTCTCGGCCGTCTCGGTCTTCCTCCGCGCCAAGTGGGTCGTGGAGCCCATGGCCGACTACGGCGTCCCCTTCACGTGGCTGCCCTGGCTCGGCGCGGCCAAGGCCGCGGGGGCCGCGGGCCTGCTGGTCGGGCTGCTCGTGCCGCCCGTCGGCGTCGCGGCCGGAGTCGGCCTGGCGCTGTACTTCGCCGGCGCCGTCGTCACCGTGGTCCGGGCCCGCTGGTACGCGCACATCCCCTTCCCCCTGATGTACGCGGCTCCGGTGGTCGGCGCCCTGGCTCTGGGCTTCGCCGCATAG
- a CDS encoding carboxylesterase family protein, protein MTEPTLIRTGPIRYATAQRFARPSPAPDPDPDQTPDRTRSQTPGRRTSSGEICPQLPSRLDAVMGPPLDRHPHGEDCLNLSITTPARDAGARPVLVWLHGGGFSSGAGLLDWYDGGALAAQGDVVVVGVNYRLGALGYLCLDGISEGNLGLYDQLAALRWVAAHIAAYGGDPGNVTVAGQSAGALSIRLLLDMPEATGLFRRAILQSAPLALAARPREDAQALGRMFAEFLATDPRTADVSAILAAQRETALANLSRSGSTMEPAFTPVEFLGSDPSSGSFEENVRGLDILYGWNLDDMSAFPGEGDETAALTRRVYEEPLGRFGLRAARAGARVHTYRLDWRPAGSAFGATHCLELPLLFGSREAWRASPMLGAVPWEDVDSLGSKLRAAWITFARTGTPGPMSAPLHQGKVPG, encoded by the coding sequence ATGACCGAACCGACGCTGATCCGCACCGGACCGATCCGCTACGCCACCGCGCAGCGCTTCGCCCGCCCGAGCCCCGCGCCGGACCCGGACCCGGATCAGACCCCGGACCGGACCCGCTCCCAGACCCCGGGCCGCCGCACGTCCAGCGGTGAGATCTGCCCGCAACTGCCCTCCAGGCTGGACGCGGTGATGGGCCCGCCCCTCGACCGCCACCCGCACGGCGAGGACTGCCTGAACCTGTCGATCACGACACCTGCACGCGACGCCGGGGCCCGCCCGGTGCTCGTTTGGCTGCACGGCGGCGGGTTCAGCAGCGGGGCCGGGCTGCTGGACTGGTACGACGGCGGCGCTCTCGCCGCCCAGGGCGATGTAGTGGTCGTCGGCGTCAACTACCGCCTCGGCGCGCTCGGATACCTCTGCCTCGACGGGATCAGCGAAGGCAACCTCGGCCTGTACGACCAGCTGGCGGCCCTGCGCTGGGTCGCCGCGCACATCGCCGCGTACGGGGGAGACCCCGGCAACGTCACGGTGGCGGGCCAGTCGGCCGGCGCACTGTCCATCCGCCTCCTCCTCGACATGCCGGAGGCCACGGGACTCTTCCGCCGCGCGATCCTGCAGAGCGCCCCGCTCGCGCTCGCGGCACGCCCTCGTGAAGACGCCCAGGCGCTGGGCCGTATGTTCGCGGAGTTCCTCGCCACGGACCCGCGCACCGCTGACGTATCCGCGATCCTGGCGGCCCAGCGCGAGACCGCCCTGGCCAACCTGAGCCGCTCCGGCAGCACGATGGAACCCGCGTTCACCCCGGTCGAGTTCCTCGGCTCCGACCCGTCTTCCGGGTCCTTCGAGGAGAACGTACGGGGGCTCGACATCCTGTACGGCTGGAATCTGGACGACATGTCCGCGTTCCCCGGCGAGGGCGACGAAACGGCGGCCCTGACCCGCCGCGTCTACGAGGAACCCCTGGGCCGCTTCGGGTTGCGCGCGGCACGGGCGGGCGCTCGGGTTCACACGTACCGCCTGGACTGGCGTCCCGCCGGATCGGCGTTCGGCGCGACCCACTGCCTCGAACTCCCACTCCTCTTCGGGTCGCGCGAGGCATGGCGGGCGTCACCGATGCTCGGGGCGGTGCCCTGGGAGGACGTGGACTCGCTCGGCTCGAAGCTGCGGGCCGCCTGGATCACGTTCGCCCGCACCGGAACGCCGGGTCCGATGTCCGCCCCGCTGCACCAGGGGAAGGTGCCCGGATAG
- a CDS encoding AraC family transcriptional regulator, giving the protein MDILTEALASMRTGHPASVRTNGRAPWGLRLPPVEGAGFHVVLHGTCWLVPLPGVPPHLEPIPLNPGDVIFLHGGRSHILADHPSTPAEDCSTEQFQGSSPIGSITLGGEGAETSLLCGSYHLDQGRPHPLMRQLPEVIHLPTRHGRHPELSAAVQLLGSELENPRIGSDGIVPTLIDSLLLYILRAWLDDQPPGAAHGWAAALGDAAVAPALTAMHDDPAASWTVESLAARAGLSRAAFARRFAALVGEPPMAYLTRWRMTTAARMLRESDAPLTTVAAHTGYGSEFAFAKAFKREYGLAPGAYRRQSRAAA; this is encoded by the coding sequence ATGGACATCCTCACCGAGGCGCTCGCCTCGATGCGCACCGGGCACCCGGCGTCCGTTCGCACCAACGGCCGCGCCCCGTGGGGCCTGCGGCTGCCGCCCGTCGAGGGCGCGGGATTCCATGTGGTGCTGCACGGGACCTGCTGGCTGGTCCCCCTGCCCGGCGTGCCGCCGCACCTGGAGCCGATTCCACTGAACCCCGGTGACGTGATCTTCCTGCACGGCGGGCGGAGCCACATCCTCGCCGACCATCCCTCCACCCCTGCCGAGGACTGCAGTACCGAGCAGTTCCAGGGGAGTTCACCGATCGGCTCGATCACCCTCGGCGGCGAGGGCGCCGAGACCAGCCTGCTGTGCGGCAGCTACCACCTGGACCAGGGGAGACCGCACCCCTTGATGCGCCAGCTCCCCGAGGTGATCCATCTGCCGACGCGGCACGGCCGCCACCCGGAGCTGAGCGCCGCCGTCCAACTCCTCGGCTCCGAGCTGGAGAACCCGCGGATCGGCTCCGACGGCATCGTGCCCACCCTGATCGATTCGCTGCTCCTCTACATTCTGAGGGCCTGGCTCGACGATCAGCCCCCGGGCGCCGCGCACGGCTGGGCCGCGGCCCTGGGCGACGCGGCGGTCGCGCCCGCCCTGACGGCCATGCACGACGATCCCGCGGCCTCGTGGACGGTCGAGTCCCTCGCGGCACGCGCAGGTCTGTCCCGTGCCGCCTTCGCCCGGCGGTTCGCCGCGCTGGTCGGCGAGCCGCCGATGGCCTATCTGACCCGCTGGCGCATGACGACCGCGGCCCGCATGCTGCGGGAGTCCGACGCGCCCCTGACGACGGTCGCCGCCCACACCGGATACGGCTCGGAGTTCGCCTTCGCCAAGGCCTTCAAACGTGAGTACGGCCTGGCGCCGGGGGCCTACCGGCGCCAGAGCAGGGCGGCGGCCTAG